Proteins found in one Amycolatopsis aidingensis genomic segment:
- a CDS encoding DUF5919 domain-containing protein, producing the protein MAGKPTVLKVLLRRRHLQGHRTFCREYDKLAKQVEPELAGSWPSKAQFYRWLSRDLQGLPYAHHCRILEAMFPGWTAEQLFQEHPGDSEFAPEPSTKAAPQPPHGMADVTAVFPSRPAFAHEIPPHKLFDGAKKIDLVGLSLNFLCQGYPDRSLLDLLEAGTVVQCLFLDPDGRYVREREREESHPEGVLSTLTRLNIQTLQRLAGKLSPDARGNLRIRTYDEPVRFNITVIDDATCVVQPYLPDARGVESPTFVVEKQAGPPALFETFSQVFDSMWARSKEVTACRT; encoded by the coding sequence ATGGCAGGCAAGCCAACCGTGCTGAAGGTGCTGCTCCGGCGGCGGCATCTGCAAGGACACCGGACGTTCTGCAGGGAGTACGACAAACTCGCCAAGCAGGTGGAGCCGGAGCTGGCCGGCAGCTGGCCGAGCAAGGCCCAGTTCTACCGCTGGCTGTCCCGCGACCTGCAAGGTCTGCCGTATGCGCACCACTGCCGGATCCTGGAAGCCATGTTCCCCGGCTGGACGGCCGAACAGCTCTTCCAGGAGCATCCGGGCGACAGCGAGTTCGCACCGGAGCCCTCCACCAAGGCCGCACCCCAACCTCCGCACGGGATGGCCGACGTGACGGCCGTCTTCCCGAGCCGCCCCGCATTCGCGCATGAGATCCCGCCGCACAAGCTCTTCGACGGCGCCAAGAAGATCGACCTGGTCGGCCTTTCGCTCAATTTCCTCTGCCAGGGCTACCCGGACCGGTCACTGCTCGACCTGCTCGAAGCCGGAACGGTCGTGCAATGCCTGTTCCTCGATCCGGACGGTCGGTACGTCAGGGAGCGCGAGCGGGAGGAATCGCACCCCGAGGGCGTCCTGTCCACGCTGACCAGGCTGAACATCCAGACCCTTCAGCGGCTCGCGGGCAAGCTCTCGCCGGATGCGCGGGGGAACCTGCGCATCCGCACCTACGACGAGCCGGTGCGGTTCAACATCACCGTGATCGATGACGCCACGTGTGTGGTGCAGCCCTACCTGCCGGACGCGCGAGGAGTCGAGTCGCCGACGTTCGTGGTCGAGAAGCAGGCCGGACCGCCCGCCCTGTTCGAGACGTTCTCGCAGGTCTTCGATTCGATGTGGGCGCGAAGCAAGGAGGTCACCGCGTGCAGGACCTGA
- a CDS encoding inositol monophosphatase family protein — protein sequence MQDLNELLGIAREGAEIGAKLMTTLAPGTVRAKGDRDYVTELDVKVQHEIRDHLHRATPDVDFLGEEEGGGVLDEGTDYVWALDPIDGTSNFAHGIPLCATSLALVHRGEPVVGVIIAPFLNLRYHATKGGGAYCNDQRIHASETTDLSRAIVSIGDYATGPGAAEKNRRRFAVTQALAENVERVRMFGAASLDLAWVAEGRTDACVILSNKPWDMAGGVVLTHEAGARTVDAQGEQHGFSSGETISGANGQITDQIRLALYP from the coding sequence GTGCAGGACCTGAACGAGTTGCTGGGCATCGCGCGGGAGGGCGCCGAGATCGGCGCGAAGCTCATGACCACCTTGGCGCCGGGCACGGTCCGCGCCAAGGGCGACCGCGACTACGTGACCGAACTGGACGTCAAGGTCCAGCACGAGATCCGTGACCACCTGCACCGAGCCACGCCCGACGTCGACTTCCTCGGCGAGGAGGAAGGCGGCGGCGTGCTTGACGAGGGCACCGACTATGTCTGGGCACTCGACCCGATCGACGGGACCTCCAACTTCGCGCACGGCATTCCGTTATGTGCCACGTCGCTGGCCCTAGTCCACCGAGGTGAGCCGGTGGTCGGCGTGATCATCGCACCGTTCCTGAACCTGCGCTACCACGCCACCAAGGGCGGCGGAGCGTACTGCAACGACCAGCGCATTCACGCGAGCGAGACGACCGACCTGAGCCGCGCCATCGTCTCCATCGGCGACTACGCCACCGGCCCCGGAGCCGCCGAGAAGAACCGCCGCCGCTTCGCCGTCACGCAGGCCCTGGCCGAGAACGTCGAACGAGTCCGCATGTTCGGCGCAGCCTCCCTCGATCTCGCGTGGGTAGCCGAAGGCCGCACCGACGCCTGCGTGATCCTGTCCAACAAACCATGGGACATGGCTGGCGGAGTGGTGCTAACGCACGAGGCGGGTGCTCGCACAGTGGACGCACAAGGCGAGCAACACGGTTTCAGTTCAGGAGAAACCATCAGCGGGGCCAACGGGCAGATCACCGATCAGATCCGGCTCGCCCTCTACCCCTGA
- a CDS encoding acyl-CoA dehydrogenase family protein translates to MTATPEVSASVDPNVLTTVLDGKWAGVRRAIRAEMADTRFRDAHDLDVEQHRAQVLEQLHELARTGRPRLGFSPEYGGGGDIGGSLTSFEMLAFGDLSLMVKAGVQWGLFGGAVQLLGTAEHHERYLRPIMDLELPGCFAMTETGHGSDVQHLRTTATYDPDTQEFVINTPDEAARKDYIGNAARDGRMAVVFAQLVTGEDSRGVHAFLVPIRDEHGEPCAGVHISDCGRKAGLNGVDNGRLVFDEVRVPRTALLNQYGEVAPDGTYSSPIESDNRRFFTMLGTLIRGRVSVAGSAGSATKRALAIAVRYGETRRQFWHPDGHEVAILDYLAHQRCLLPALATTYALHFAQEELVDALDELQSGGSYDEHRQRELESRAAGIKAVATWHATSTIQAAREACGGAGYLAENLLPGLKADTDVFTTFEGDNTVLLQLVAKGLLTSYRDHFEDLGTMATARFVAEQFVGAVIERTAARKVIERLIDAAPGRDDEDDLFDRGWQLKLFEDREEHLLDGVARRLRRAASDGADPFRVFNDAQDHVLHAARAHIDRVVLEGFVAGIDRCGDPAARALLERVCDLHVMANVEADRAWFLEHGRLSANRAKAVVAAVNDLCQELRPHARTLVDAFAIPGQFLATPMLPDEP, encoded by the coding sequence ATGACGGCGACTCCCGAGGTCTCCGCCTCGGTCGATCCGAACGTGCTGACGACCGTACTGGACGGCAAGTGGGCCGGTGTCCGCAGGGCGATCCGGGCGGAGATGGCGGACACCCGCTTCCGGGACGCGCACGACCTGGACGTCGAGCAGCACCGCGCGCAGGTGCTGGAGCAGTTGCACGAGCTGGCCAGGACCGGGCGACCGCGGCTGGGGTTCTCGCCGGAGTACGGCGGCGGTGGCGATATCGGCGGGTCGCTGACCTCGTTCGAGATGCTCGCGTTCGGTGACCTGTCGCTGATGGTCAAGGCGGGCGTGCAGTGGGGCCTCTTCGGTGGGGCCGTGCAGCTGCTGGGTACCGCCGAGCACCACGAGCGCTACCTGCGCCCGATCATGGACCTGGAGTTGCCAGGGTGTTTCGCCATGACCGAGACCGGGCACGGCTCCGATGTGCAGCACCTGCGCACCACGGCGACCTACGATCCGGACACCCAGGAGTTCGTGATCAACACGCCGGATGAGGCGGCGCGCAAGGACTACATCGGCAACGCCGCAAGGGACGGCCGGATGGCGGTGGTGTTCGCCCAGCTGGTCACCGGGGAAGACAGCCGTGGCGTGCATGCCTTCCTGGTGCCGATCCGCGACGAGCACGGCGAACCGTGCGCGGGCGTGCACATCTCCGACTGCGGCCGCAAAGCCGGGCTGAACGGGGTGGACAACGGGCGGCTGGTGTTCGACGAGGTCCGGGTGCCGCGTACGGCGCTGCTGAACCAGTACGGCGAGGTTGCCCCGGACGGGACGTACTCCAGCCCGATCGAGAGCGACAACCGCCGGTTCTTCACCATGCTCGGCACGCTGATCCGTGGCCGGGTGAGCGTGGCGGGCAGCGCGGGCAGCGCGACCAAGCGGGCGCTGGCGATCGCGGTGCGCTACGGCGAGACGCGGCGCCAGTTCTGGCACCCGGACGGGCACGAGGTCGCCATCCTGGACTATCTCGCCCACCAGCGTTGCCTGCTGCCCGCGCTGGCCACCACCTATGCGCTGCATTTCGCGCAGGAGGAACTGGTGGACGCGCTGGACGAGCTGCAGAGCGGCGGCAGCTACGACGAGCATCGGCAGCGTGAGCTCGAGTCCAGGGCTGCGGGCATCAAGGCGGTGGCCACCTGGCACGCCACCAGCACCATCCAGGCCGCGCGGGAGGCCTGCGGCGGTGCGGGCTACCTTGCGGAGAACCTGCTGCCCGGGCTGAAGGCGGACACCGACGTGTTCACCACCTTCGAGGGTGACAACACCGTACTGTTGCAGCTGGTCGCGAAGGGCCTGCTGACCAGTTACCGGGACCATTTCGAGGACCTCGGCACCATGGCCACCGCCCGGTTCGTCGCCGAGCAGTTCGTCGGCGCCGTCATCGAGCGCACCGCCGCCCGCAAGGTCATCGAACGCCTGATAGACGCCGCGCCCGGCCGGGACGATGAGGACGACCTGTTCGACCGCGGCTGGCAGCTGAAGCTGTTCGAGGACCGCGAGGAACACCTGCTCGACGGGGTGGCCCGCAGGCTCCGCCGCGCGGCCTCCGACGGCGCCGACCCGTTCCGCGTGTTCAACGACGCCCAGGACCACGTGCTGCACGCCGCCAGGGCGCATATCGACCGGGTCGTGCTGGAGGGCTTCGTGGCAGGTATCGACCGCTGCGGCGACCCCGCTGCCCGTGCCCTGCTGGAGCGCGTATGCGACCTGCACGTCATGGCGAACGTGGAGGCCGACCGGGCCTGGTTCCTCGAACACGGCCGCCTCAGCGCGAACCGTGCCAAAGCCGTGGTCGCCGCCGTGAACGATCTGTGTCAGGAACTACGCCCCCACGCCCGCACCCTGGTCGACGCCTTCGCCATCCCCGGCCAGTTCCTGGCCACCCCCATGCTGCCGGACGAGCCCTGA
- a CDS encoding helix-turn-helix domain-containing protein, which translates to MSTRTAAGEPGERMHSELRQALRNGPFPAALHLAIEASGLTLDQLQVWLAEHGARVSVPTLSYWRRGRSRPERPGSIRAVRLLEQVLDLPADSLVSLLGPRRPRGRWIGHTPGSLDVAMLWDDSRPIELMNAVGAPPRSVLSRISTQVTITIDGERRTRSVHLRELVRANVDRVSSCGVLYWAHEDPANPPTLAGVRYCRAGRVEADRPVGLIAAELILDRMLDAGEPALLEYEWHFSPGVPMVNYDHRFSEPVKEYVLQVRFEPGAVPARCRRYERRTVTAPERAGHDLWIGGSNTALVADWDLPAGIVGMRWDWPAAGLVN; encoded by the coding sequence ATGTCGACCCGAACGGCCGCCGGTGAACCCGGCGAGCGCATGCACTCCGAACTACGCCAGGCATTGCGGAACGGGCCGTTCCCCGCCGCACTGCATCTCGCGATCGAGGCCAGCGGCCTCACTCTCGACCAGCTCCAGGTCTGGCTCGCCGAGCACGGGGCCAGGGTCAGCGTACCCACGCTCAGCTACTGGCGGCGCGGCCGCAGCAGGCCAGAGCGCCCCGGCTCGATCCGCGCCGTCCGGCTGCTCGAGCAGGTACTCGACCTGCCCGCCGACTCCCTGGTCTCGCTGCTGGGCCCGCGCAGGCCGCGCGGCCGGTGGATCGGGCACACCCCCGGCAGCCTGGACGTGGCCATGCTCTGGGACGACTCCCGCCCGATCGAGCTCATGAATGCGGTCGGCGCTCCCCCGCGCAGCGTGCTGAGCAGGATCAGCACCCAGGTCACCATCACGATCGACGGTGAACGGCGGACCAGGTCGGTCCACCTGCGCGAACTGGTACGGGCCAATGTGGACAGGGTGTCCAGCTGCGGGGTGCTCTACTGGGCACACGAGGACCCCGCGAACCCGCCCACGCTGGCCGGGGTCCGGTACTGCCGGGCGGGGCGGGTCGAAGCCGACCGGCCGGTCGGCCTGATCGCGGCCGAGCTGATCCTGGACCGGATGCTGGACGCGGGTGAGCCCGCGCTGCTGGAGTACGAGTGGCACTTCTCCCCTGGCGTGCCGATGGTGAACTACGACCACCGGTTCTCCGAGCCGGTCAAGGAGTACGTCCTCCAGGTGCGGTTCGAGCCGGGCGCCGTGCCCGCGCGGTGCCGCCGGTACGAGCGGCGCACCGTGACCGCACCCGAGCGCGCCGGGCATGACCTGTGGATCGGCGGGTCGAACACCGCGCTGGTCGCCGACTGGGATCTGCCTGCCGGGATCGTCGGCATGCGATGGGACTGGCCTGCCGCCGGTCTGGTGAATTGA
- a CDS encoding PKD domain-containing protein, translating to MRKWKSRAGASALAIAASAGLALTQAVTAAAAQPEQPIIVNAEHPVEGTYLVTLAANSQAAQSAAGTERAAHTLVEEYGGTLDAVLTATMRGYVVENLPKRQARRLAADPGVAEVRQSGRSGIGGPGGTQQNPRNWGLDRIDQRDLPMDDSYTYPNDGEGTTVYIVDTGIRYSHQEFGGRASFGVDLDADPNGGEDCNNHGTHVSGIVGGETRGVAKAVDLVSVRILGCDGYGEDVDLIEAAEWITKNAKKPAVVNLSVYTDDPDIAVEAIGNSISSGIQWSLITGNNGGDACDYGPGGQIPSALQVGNSTSNDTRRFDSNAGRCMDLFAPGTNIDSAFRGSDSSYGTLSGTSMAAPHVAGAMALRLHDAPDSSPAQLHSWIMDNASTGKLSGLSSDTPNKLLYVPNDGSQPPGDPVAEFTASCSDDSLTCTFDGSGSSDPDGTVASYAWDFGDGQTGDGASVEHTYAEKGSYEVELTVTDDEGNTDTATRQVHVGEPGGGQQPTASFTVQCQGLDCSFDGTRSSDPDGTIASYAWNFGDGTTGNGPTTTHTYPSQTNNYTATLTVTDNNGNTATTNRTIQCWSFSTNQGFCFGH from the coding sequence TTGAGAAAGTGGAAATCACGCGCCGGCGCTTCCGCGCTCGCCATCGCGGCGAGCGCCGGCCTGGCGCTCACGCAGGCGGTGACCGCCGCCGCGGCGCAACCCGAACAACCGATCATCGTCAACGCCGAGCACCCGGTCGAAGGGACCTACCTGGTCACCCTGGCCGCGAACAGCCAGGCCGCGCAGTCGGCCGCGGGCACCGAACGGGCCGCGCACACCCTCGTCGAGGAGTACGGGGGCACGCTGGACGCCGTCCTCACCGCGACCATGCGGGGCTATGTGGTGGAGAACCTGCCGAAGCGGCAGGCGCGGCGGCTCGCCGCGGACCCCGGGGTGGCCGAGGTACGGCAGAGCGGCCGCTCCGGCATCGGTGGTCCCGGCGGCACCCAGCAGAACCCCCGGAACTGGGGGCTGGACCGCATCGACCAGCGGGACCTGCCCATGGACGACAGCTACACCTACCCCAATGACGGGGAAGGCACGACCGTCTACATCGTGGACACCGGTATCCGCTACAGCCACCAGGAGTTCGGCGGCAGGGCCTCGTTCGGGGTGGACCTGGATGCCGATCCCAACGGCGGCGAGGACTGCAACAACCACGGCACACATGTCTCCGGCATCGTCGGCGGCGAGACCCGCGGCGTCGCCAAGGCAGTGGACCTCGTCTCCGTTCGCATCCTCGGCTGCGACGGCTACGGCGAGGACGTCGACCTGATCGAGGCCGCCGAGTGGATCACCAAGAACGCGAAGAAGCCCGCGGTGGTCAATCTCAGCGTCTACACCGACGATCCGGACATCGCGGTCGAGGCCATCGGCAACTCGATCTCATCCGGCATCCAGTGGTCGTTGATCACCGGGAACAACGGCGGCGACGCCTGCGACTACGGGCCCGGCGGCCAGATTCCCTCCGCGCTCCAGGTCGGCAACTCGACCAGCAACGACACCCGCCGGTTCGACTCGAACGCCGGCCGTTGCATGGACCTGTTCGCGCCGGGCACGAACATCGACTCGGCTTTCCGCGGCAGCGACTCCTCCTACGGCACGCTCAGCGGTACTTCGATGGCCGCGCCGCATGTGGCGGGCGCGATGGCGCTGCGGCTGCACGACGCCCCGGACAGCAGCCCGGCGCAGTTGCACTCGTGGATCATGGACAACGCGAGCACCGGCAAGCTGTCCGGGCTTTCCAGCGACACCCCCAACAAGCTGCTGTACGTGCCGAACGACGGTTCTCAGCCACCGGGTGACCCGGTCGCCGAGTTCACCGCCTCCTGCTCCGACGATTCGCTGACCTGCACCTTCGACGGCTCCGGGTCCTCCGACCCGGACGGAACCGTCGCCTCCTACGCCTGGGACTTCGGCGACGGGCAGACCGGTGACGGAGCGAGCGTGGAGCACACCTACGCCGAGAAGGGCAGCTACGAGGTCGAGCTCACCGTCACCGACGACGAGGGCAACACGGACACGGCCACCCGGCAGGTGCACGTCGGTGAACCGGGCGGCGGCCAGCAGCCGACGGCGAGTTTCACCGTCCAGTGCCAGGGACTCGACTGCTCCTTCGACGGCACCCGATCCTCTGACCCCGACGGCACCATCGCCTCCTACGCCTGGAACTTCGGCGACGGCACCACCGGCAACGGACCCACCACCACCCACACCTACCCCAGCCAAACCAACAACTACACCGCAACCCTCACCGTCACCGACAACAACGGCAACACCGCAACCACCAACCGCACCATCCAATGCTGGAGCTTCAGCACCAACCAGGGCTTCTGCTTCGGTCACTGA
- a CDS encoding trypsin-like serine protease: MKRITKALCTAGLAAGLAAVAPPALADSPGSESPGATPQVINGTPATVDEFPFIISQHRTGGARETEQSCTGSVVAKRAVLIAAHCKFAQGEPKYLIYGRDDLANTGEGTRIEIAEYRVHPDYNPNDGWRTGHDVAVIFTETDIPTPEGMVYPEIADSGDSLPLGTEGTTIGYGMTDKDDNERNTQLYKTTLPTVDGQNCKNINFQYDPRYMMCSGYGDGRTGLCRGDSGGPWLHNGKIYGVFSWLRTDCASYDAHARMHGVLGDWANEQLGNEPPDDPPGEGEEPTASFTVQCQGLDCSFDGTRSTDPDGTIASYAWNFGDGTTGNGPTTTHTYPSQTNNYTATLTVTDNNGNTATTNRTIQCWSFSTNQGFCFSS; this comes from the coding sequence ATGAAGCGAATCACGAAGGCCCTGTGCACGGCAGGGCTGGCGGCAGGGCTGGCGGCCGTCGCACCGCCCGCCCTCGCCGACTCGCCAGGGTCCGAGAGTCCGGGCGCGACCCCACAGGTGATCAACGGGACACCGGCCACAGTGGACGAGTTCCCGTTCATCATCTCGCAGCACCGTACCGGCGGCGCGAGGGAGACGGAGCAGTCCTGCACCGGCTCGGTGGTCGCCAAGCGTGCCGTGCTGATCGCCGCGCACTGCAAGTTCGCCCAGGGTGAGCCCAAGTACCTGATCTACGGCCGGGACGACCTCGCGAACACCGGCGAGGGGACCCGGATCGAGATCGCGGAGTACCGGGTACATCCCGATTACAACCCGAACGACGGCTGGCGGACCGGGCACGATGTCGCGGTCATCTTCACCGAGACCGACATCCCGACCCCGGAAGGCATGGTCTACCCCGAGATCGCGGACTCCGGCGATTCGCTGCCGCTGGGCACCGAGGGAACCACGATCGGCTACGGCATGACCGACAAGGACGACAACGAGCGGAACACCCAGCTCTACAAGACGACCCTGCCGACCGTGGACGGGCAGAACTGCAAGAACATCAACTTCCAGTACGACCCCAGGTACATGATGTGCAGCGGCTACGGGGATGGCCGTACCGGCCTGTGCCGCGGCGACAGCGGCGGCCCCTGGCTGCACAACGGCAAGATCTACGGCGTGTTCTCCTGGCTGCGCACCGACTGCGCGTCCTACGACGCGCATGCGCGGATGCACGGCGTGCTGGGTGACTGGGCGAACGAGCAGCTCGGCAACGAGCCACCGGACGACCCGCCGGGTGAGGGCGAGGAGCCGACGGCGAGTTTCACCGTCCAGTGCCAGGGACTCGACTGCTCCTTCGACGGCACCCGATCCACTGACCCCGACGGCACCATCGCCTCCTACGCCTGGAACTTCGGCGACGGCACCACCGGCAACGGACCCACCACCACCCACACCTACCCCAGCCAAACCAACAACTACACCGCAACCCTCACCGTCACCGACAACAACGGCAACACCGCAACCACCAACCGCACCATCCAATGCTGGAGCTTCAGCACCAACCAGGGCTTCTGCTTCAGCAGCTAG
- a CDS encoding thioredoxin domain-containing protein, with the protein MPNELATATSPYLLQHADNPVDWRPWGPEALAEAQRRDVPILLSIGYAACHWCHVMAHESFEDEGTAALMNANFVNVKVDREERPDIDAVYMTATQAMTGQGGWPMTCFLTPDGKPFHCGTYYPSAPRHGMPSFQQLLVAVRDAWQERADELRDGATKIVDHLAEQTAPLSPAGVDEQTIDAAVGKLAAEADREHGGFGGAPKFPPSMVLEFLLRHYERTGSANALSLVESCATAMARGGIYDQLAGGFARYSVDAGWVVPHFEKMLYDNALLLRAYAHLGRRTGSELARRIADETAGFLLRELRTPEGGFAASLDADTEGVEGLTYVWTPAQLREVLGAEDGAWAAELFVVTEQGSFEHGSSTLRLPRDPEDVPRWERVRAALLEARQLRPQPARDDKVIAAWNGLAITALAEAGVALRRPQWIDAAAEAAELLLDKHMVAGRLRRSSREGVVGAAAGVLEDHSCLAEGLLALHQATGEPRWLSAATELLDVALSRFAAPEPGAYHDTADDAEALVQRPSDPTDNASPSGASALASALLTASALAGTDRAGRYRDACEQAVERAGMLAARVPRFAGNWLAVAEALRAGPVQVAVVGPDAGARAGLLHEAAREAHGGAVVLAGSPEAEDVPLLADRPLVDGGPAAYVCYGYVCERPVTTPEDLAAALTR; encoded by the coding sequence ATGCCGAACGAGCTCGCCACCGCGACCAGCCCCTACCTGCTGCAACACGCCGACAATCCGGTCGACTGGCGGCCATGGGGTCCCGAGGCGCTGGCCGAGGCGCAGCGGAGGGACGTACCGATCCTGCTGTCCATCGGGTACGCGGCCTGCCACTGGTGTCACGTGATGGCGCACGAGTCCTTCGAGGACGAGGGCACCGCGGCGCTGATGAACGCGAACTTCGTGAACGTCAAGGTGGACCGGGAGGAGCGCCCGGACATCGACGCCGTGTACATGACCGCCACCCAGGCGATGACCGGCCAGGGCGGCTGGCCGATGACCTGCTTCCTCACCCCGGACGGCAAGCCGTTCCACTGCGGCACCTACTACCCCTCGGCGCCGCGGCACGGGATGCCCTCCTTCCAGCAGTTGCTGGTGGCGGTACGGGACGCCTGGCAGGAGCGGGCGGACGAGCTGCGCGATGGCGCCACCAAGATCGTGGACCACCTGGCCGAGCAGACCGCGCCGTTGAGCCCGGCCGGGGTGGACGAGCAGACCATCGATGCCGCGGTCGGCAAACTGGCCGCCGAGGCCGACCGGGAGCACGGCGGATTCGGCGGGGCGCCGAAGTTCCCGCCGTCCATGGTGCTGGAGTTCCTGCTGCGGCACTACGAGCGCACCGGCTCGGCGAATGCTCTGTCCCTTGTGGAATCCTGCGCGACGGCCATGGCCAGGGGCGGTATCTACGACCAGCTCGCCGGTGGGTTCGCGCGGTACTCCGTGGACGCGGGGTGGGTGGTACCGCATTTCGAGAAGATGTTGTACGACAACGCCCTGCTGTTGCGTGCCTATGCGCATCTCGGGCGCCGGACCGGCTCGGAGCTGGCCAGGAGGATCGCCGATGAGACCGCCGGTTTCCTGCTGCGCGAGTTGCGTACCCCCGAGGGCGGGTTCGCCGCCTCCCTGGACGCCGATACCGAGGGCGTGGAGGGTCTGACCTACGTGTGGACGCCCGCGCAGCTGCGCGAGGTGCTCGGGGCCGAGGACGGTGCCTGGGCCGCCGAACTGTTCGTGGTGACCGAGCAGGGCAGTTTCGAGCACGGCAGCTCCACCCTGCGGCTGCCGCGCGACCCGGAGGACGTGCCGCGCTGGGAGCGGGTGCGCGCCGCGCTGCTGGAGGCGCGGCAGCTGCGGCCGCAACCGGCACGGGACGACAAGGTGATCGCGGCCTGGAACGGCCTTGCCATCACCGCGCTCGCCGAGGCCGGGGTCGCGCTACGCCGTCCGCAGTGGATCGACGCGGCGGCGGAGGCCGCGGAGTTGTTGCTGGACAAGCATATGGTGGCGGGCAGGCTGCGCCGGAGCTCGCGCGAGGGCGTCGTCGGTGCCGCGGCGGGGGTGCTGGAGGACCATTCCTGCCTCGCCGAGGGGCTGCTGGCCCTGCACCAGGCCACCGGCGAGCCGAGGTGGCTTTCCGCGGCGACCGAACTGCTGGACGTGGCGCTGTCCCGGTTCGCCGCGCCGGAGCCCGGCGCGTACCACGACACCGCCGATGATGCGGAGGCGCTGGTGCAACGGCCATCCGACCCCACCGACAATGCCAGCCCATCCGGGGCCTCCGCGCTGGCGAGCGCGTTGCTCACCGCCTCGGCCCTGGCCGGGACGGACCGGGCAGGTCGCTACCGGGACGCCTGCGAGCAGGCCGTGGAGCGGGCGGGCATGCTGGCCGCACGGGTGCCGCGGTTCGCGGGGAACTGGCTGGCGGTGGCCGAGGCACTGCGGGCCGGGCCGGTGCAGGTGGCCGTGGTCGGCCCGGATGCCGGTGCGCGGGCCGGCCTGCTGCACGAGGCGGCGCGGGAGGCACACGGTGGCGCGGTCGTGCTGGCAGGCTCGCCGGAGGCGGAGGACGTCCCGCTGCTGGCCGACCGCCCGCTGGTGGACGGCGGTCCCGCGGCGTACGTGTGCTACGGCTACGTTTGCGAGCGCCCGGTGACCACCCCGGAGGACCTCGCCGCCGCCCTCACCCGCTGA
- a CDS encoding 3' terminal RNA ribose 2'-O-methyltransferase Hen1 — MLLTITTTHEPATDLGFLLHKHPDRAQAFPVSAGNAHVFYPEAGPRRCTAALLVELDPVALVRGRAGGLSQYVNDRPYAAGSQLAVALRTVFGTALAGRCAARPELVDTPIPLEIAVPSLSAGGGADLVERLFAPLGWRVEATPVPLDEQVPGWGDSRYLSLRLRGQSRLATALSHLYVLLPVLDRGKHYWVGEDEVDKLLRAGEGWLAGHPERELISRRYLAHSRPLVDAALSQLAESDDTPPEELDDALAEPAVTAAPEAAEPLAVQRQGSVLAALRAADARRVLDLGCGSGMLLRLLLREPSFTEIVGVDVSTAALRAAERRLRLDRLPEAARARITLRQSALTYVDPALAGYDAAVLMEVIEHVDEQRLPALEHVVFAAAHPRTVVVTTPNAEYNVRFDNLAAGEFRHADHRFEWPRSRFREWADGVATRHGYRVRILPVGAEDPEVGPPTQLAVFTAEGGAA; from the coding sequence GTGCTGCTGACGATCACCACCACCCATGAGCCCGCGACCGACCTCGGGTTTCTGCTGCACAAGCACCCGGATCGGGCACAGGCCTTCCCGGTGTCGGCCGGCAACGCACACGTGTTCTACCCGGAGGCAGGCCCGCGGCGCTGCACCGCGGCGCTGCTGGTGGAGCTGGACCCGGTGGCGCTGGTGCGCGGCCGGGCAGGCGGACTGAGTCAGTACGTCAACGACCGGCCCTATGCGGCGGGCTCGCAGCTCGCCGTCGCGCTGCGCACGGTGTTCGGCACGGCGCTGGCGGGGCGCTGCGCGGCGCGGCCGGAACTGGTTGACACGCCGATCCCGCTGGAGATCGCGGTGCCCTCCCTGTCCGCAGGCGGCGGCGCGGACCTGGTCGAGCGGCTGTTCGCCCCGCTCGGCTGGCGGGTAGAGGCCACCCCGGTACCGCTGGACGAGCAGGTCCCCGGCTGGGGTGACTCGCGCTACCTGAGCCTGCGGCTGCGCGGGCAGTCCCGGCTGGCCACGGCGCTCAGCCATCTCTACGTGCTGCTGCCGGTGCTCGACCGCGGCAAGCACTACTGGGTTGGCGAGGACGAGGTGGACAAGCTGCTGCGCGCGGGCGAGGGCTGGCTGGCCGGGCACCCGGAACGAGAGCTGATCAGCAGGCGCTACCTCGCGCACAGCAGGCCGCTGGTGGACGCGGCCCTTTCGCAGCTGGCCGAGTCGGACGACACCCCGCCGGAGGAACTGGACGACGCGCTGGCCGAACCGGCCGTCACGGCGGCACCGGAGGCGGCGGAACCGCTTGCCGTGCAGCGGCAGGGCAGCGTGCTGGCCGCGCTGCGCGCCGCCGACGCCAGGCGGGTGCTGGACCTCGGCTGCGGCTCGGGCATGCTACTGCGGCTGCTGCTGCGCGAACCCTCGTTCACCGAGATCGTCGGTGTGGACGTCTCCACCGCGGCGTTGCGAGCGGCGGAACGCAGGCTCCGGCTGGACCGGCTACCCGAGGCGGCGCGCGCCAGGATCACCCTGCGGCAGTCCGCACTGACCTATGTGGACCCGGCGCTGGCAGGCTACGACGCCGCGGTGCTGATGGAGGTGATCGAGCACGTGGACGAGCAACGGTTGCCCGCGCTCGAACACGTGGTGTTCGCGGCGGCTCACCCGCGCACGGTCGTGGTGACCACACCGAACGCGGAGTACAACGTGCGGTTCGACAACCTGGCCGCCGGCGAGTTCCGGCACGCCGACCACCGGTTCGAATGGCCGCGCTCCCGGTTCCGGGAGTGGGCCGACGGGGTGGCCACCCGGCACGGCTACCGCGTCCGCATCCTGCCGGTGGGCGCGGAGGACCCTGAGGTCGGGCCGCCGACGCAACTGGCAGTTTTCACCGCCGAGGGAGGTGCGGCATGA